One genomic window of Parus major isolate Abel chromosome 11, Parus_major1.1, whole genome shotgun sequence includes the following:
- the SALL1 gene encoding sal-like protein 1, whose amino-acid sequence MSRRKQAKPQHFQSDPDLALLSQRNGDTEKGQANRTTKNKDAHVCGRCCAEFFELSDLLQHKKNCTKNQLVLIVNENPASPSETFPPSSPSDNPDEQMNDTVNNTDQVDCSDLSEHNKLDREESMDVEASSINNSSSSSKSVNNSITSSNSSTMGTSAVTTSLPHIGDLTTLGNFSVINSNVIIENLQSTKVAVAQFSQEARCNGASSTKLAVPALMEQLLALQQQQIHQLQLIEQIRHQILLLATQNTDMPTSSSPSQGTLRTSANPLSTLSSHLSQQLAAAAGLAQSLASQSASISGVKQLPPIQLPQSNPGNTLIPSNSGSSPNINILAAAVTTPSSEKVASTIGGSQLTNPPVSASSSPAFAISSLLSPASNPLLPQPTPSNSVFSSPLSNIGTPAEDLNSLTALAQQRKSKPPNVTAFEAKSNSDEAFFKHKCRFCAKVFGSDSALQIHLRSHTGERPFKCNICGNRFSTKGNLKVHFQRHKEKYPHIQMNPYPVPEHLDNIPTSTGIPYGMSIPPEKPVTSWLDSKPVLSTLTTSVGLPLPPTIPSLTPFIKTEEPQPIPISHPSASPPCSVKSDSGTADPTSKISNGLSDEVEAGALPTSNGKTEENPQNTSTITSMSSSVSSPAADSGSSGVATFTNPLMPLMSEQFKAKFPFGGLLDSTPASETSKLQQLVENIDKKATDPNECIICHRVLSCQSALKMHYRTHTGERPFKCKICGRAFTTKGNLKTHYSVHRAMPPLRVQHSCPICQKKFTNAVVLQQHIRMHMGGQIPNTPVTENYPESMESDTGSFDDKNFDDIDNFSDENMEDCPDSSVPDTPKSVDASQDSLSSSPLPLEMSSIAALENQMKMINAGLAEQLQASLKSVENGSVEGDVLTNDSSSVGGDMESQSAGSPAVSESTSSMQALSPSNSTNDYHKSPSIEEKPLRALPSEFANGLSPTPANSGALDLTSSNTDKMIKEESLSMLFPFRDRGKFKNTACDICGKTFACQSALDIHYRSHTKERPFICTVCNRGFSTKGNLKQHMLTHQMRDLPSQLFEPNSSIGPNQNSSVMPANALSSLIKTEVNGFVHGSPQDSKEAPSALVASGPLSSATSPVLLPALPRRTPKQHYCNTCGKTFSSSSALQIHERTHTGEKPFACTICGRAFTTKGNLKVHMGTHMWNSTPARRGRRLSVDGPMTFLGGNPVKFPEMFQKDLAARSGNGDPSSFWNQYAAALSNGLAMKTNEISVIQNGGIPPAPGGLGNGGSSPISGLTGSLEKLQNSEPNAPLAGLEKMASNENGTNFRFTRFVEDNKEIVTN is encoded by the exons GAGACACAGAAAAGGGTCAAGCAAATCGAACCACTAAGAACAAGGACGCCCATGTCTGTGGCAGGTGCTGTGCTGAGTTCTTTGAATTATCAGATCTCCTGCAACACAAGAAGAATTGTACTAAAAATCAATTAGTTTTAATTGTGAATGAAAATCCAGCTTCTCCTTCTGAAACCTTCCCTCCTAGTTCCCCTTCTGATAATCCTGATGAACAGATGAATGACACAGTTAATAACACAGATCAAGTAGACTGCAGTGACCTTTCAGAGCATAACAAACTTGACAGGGAAGAATCCATGGATGTGGAGGCTTCCAGCATTAACAATAGCAGTAGCAGTTCCAAGAGTGTCAACAATAGTATTACAAGCAGTAACAGCTCCACAATGGGTACCTCAGCTGTAACAACCTCTCTACCTCACATAGGGGATCTGACAACACTAGGCAACTTTTCAGTGATAAATAGTAATGTAATAATTGAAAACCTGCAGAGTACTAAAGTGGCAGTAGCACAGTTCTCACAGGAGGCGAGATGTAACGGGGCATCGAGCACTAAACTCGCTGTCCCTGCCCTGATGGAGCAACTGTTGgcattgcagcagcagcagatccatCAGTTGCAACTGATTGAACAAATTCGTCACCAAATATTATTGTTGGCTACCCAAAATACAGACATGCCAACATCTTCTAGCCCTTCTCAAGGTACTTTACGAACATCTGCCAACCCCTTGTCCACATTAAGTTCCCATTTATCccagcagctggctgcagcagctggattAGCACAAAGCCTTGCTAGTCAATCTGCCAGCATCAGTGGTGTGAAACAGCTACCCCCTATACAGCTACCTCAGAGCAACCCTGGCAACACTCTAATTCCATCCAATAGTGGCTCTTCTCCAAATATTAACATATTGGCAGCAGCAGTTACAACACCGTCCTCAGAAAAAGTGGCTTCAACTATTGGTGGCTCGCAGCTCACCAATCCACCAGTATCAGCATCATCTTCACCAGCTTTTGCAATAAGCAGTTTATTAAGTCCTGCATCTAATCCACTTCTACCTCAGCCCACCCCTAGTAACTCTGTTTTCTCCAGTCCCTTGTCCAATATTGGAACACCTGCAGAGGATTTAAACTCCTTGACTGCCTTggcacagcaaaggaaaagcaagccACCAAATGTAACTGCATTTGAAGCAAAAAGTAATTCAGATGAGGCATTCTTTAAGCATAAATGCAGGTTCTGTGCTAAAGTGTTTGGGAGTGACAGTGCCTTGCAGATTCATTTGCGTTCTCACACTGGCGAGAGGCCATTTAAATGCAACATATGTGGAAACAGGTTCTCTACAAAGGGAAACTTAAAAGTCCACTTTCAGCgtcacaaagaaaaatacccTCATATTCAAATGAATCCATACCCAGTGCCAGAGCATTTGGACAATATTCCTACAAGCACGGGTATTCCTTATGGGATGTCTATACCACCAGAGAAACCTGTCACAAGCTGGCTGGACAGCAAGCCAgtcctctccaccctcacaaCTTCTGTTGGCCTGCCACTCCCACCAACAATTCCAAGCTTGACCCCATTCATCAAAACTGAGGAGCCTCAGCCTATTCCCATTAGCCATCCTTCTGCTagccctccctgctctgtcaAGAGTGACTCGGGAACAGCTGATCCCACATCAAAAATTTCCAATGGACTTTCCGATGAGGTAGAGGCTGGTGCATTGCCTACCTCAAATGGCAAAACggaagaaaacccccaaaacacaaGCACCATCACTAGCATGAGCAGCTCCGTGAGCTCCCCGGCAGCAGACTCGGGCTCCAGCGGTGTCGCCACTTTTACAAACCCACTGATGCCTCTTATGTCAGAGCAATTCAAGGCAAAGTTTCCTTTTGGAGGACTATTGGATTCAACGCCAGCATCTGAAACGTCAAAATTGCAGCAACTTGTAGAAAACATTGACAAGAAGGCAACTGATCCTAACGAGTGCATCATTTGCCATCGAGTTCTCAGTTGCCAGAGTGCACTGAAAATGCATTATCGCACCCATACCGGAGAGAGGCCATTCAAATGTAAAATCTGTGGTCGTGCTTTCACTACTAAGGGCAACTTAAAGACTCACTACAGTGTCCATCGTGCCATGCCCCCGCTGAGAGTGCAACATTCTTGCCCGATCTGCCAGAAAAAATTCACCAATGCCGTTGTGCTACAGCAGCATATCCGAATGCACATGGGAGGGCAGATCCCCAACACCCCAGTGACAGAAAACTATCCTGAGTCAATGGAATCAGATACGGGATCTTTTGATGATAAAAATTTTGATGATATAGACAACTTCTCAGATGAGAATATGGAAGACTGTCCTGACAGCAGCGTGCCAGATACACCTAAATCTGTGGATGCATCACAAGACAGCTTGtcttcttcccctctgcccctggaAATGTCAAGTAttgctgctttggaaaatcAAATGAAGATGATCAATGCTGGCCTTGCTGAACAACTTCAGGCAAGCCTAAAGTCAGTAGAAAATGGGTCGGTGGAAGGGGACGTTTTAACTAACGATTCGTCGTCTGTTGGTGGTGATATGGAAAGCCAAAGTGCTGGAAGCCCTGCTGTCTCAGAGTCTACCTCTTCCatgcaggccttgtccccatCCAACAGCACTAATGATTACCACAAGTCACCAAGTATTGAAGAGAAACCATTAAGAGCTTTACCAAGTGAGTTTGCCAACGGTTTGTCTCCAACCCCTGCTAACAGTGGTGCTTTGGACTTGACGTCTAGTAACACTGATAAAATGATTAAAGAAGAATCCCTGAGTATGCTCTTTCCTTTCAGAGATAgaggtaaatttaaaaatactgcatgtGACATTTGTGGCAAAACATTTGCTTGTCAGAGTGCCTTGGACATTCATTACAGAAGTCATACCAAAGAGAGACCATTTATTTGCACAGTTTGCAATCGTGGCTTTTCCACAAAGGGTAATTTGAAGCAGCATATGTTGACACATCAAATGCGAGATCTACCATCACAGCTTTTTGAGCCCAACTCCAGTATCGGCCCCAATCAGAACTCTTCGGTGATGCCCGCTAATGCACTGTCATCGCTCATAAAGACCGAGGTTAACGGCTTTGTGCATGGCTCTCCTCAGGACAGCAAAGAAGCGCCCTCTGCTCTAGTTGCTTCGGGGCCCCTGTCCTCTGCCACgtcccctgtgctgctccctgctctccccagaaGAACTCCAAAACAGCACTACTGCAACACATGTGGGAAAACgttttcttcttccagtgcTCTACAGATCCATGAAAGGACGCACACTGGTGAGAAACCTTTTGCCTGCACTATATGTGGAAGAGCATTCACAACAAAAGGCAATCTGAAG gtTCACATGGGCACTCACATGTGGAACAGTACTCCTGCAAGACGAGGCAGACGACTTTCTGTAGACGGCCCCATGACATTTCTAGGAGGCAATCCTGTGAAGTTCccagaaatgtttcagaagGATTTGGCTGCGAGGTCAGGGAATGGAGACCCGTCCAGCTTCTGGAACCAGTATGCAGCTGCACTCTCCAATGGCTTGGCCATGAAGACCAACGAGATCTCCGTCATCCAGAATGGGGGCATCCCTCCAGCTCCGGGGGGCCTGGGCAATGGTGGCAGCTCTCCCATCAGTGGCTTGACAGGAAGCCTGGAGAAGCTCCAGAATTCAGAACCCAATGCACCTCTAGCTGGTCTGGAGAAAATGGCAAGCAATGAAAATGGAACTAACTTCCGTTTTACACGCTTTGTGGAAGACAACAAAGAAATTGtaacaaattag